The following proteins come from a genomic window of Ictalurus furcatus strain D&B chromosome 14, Billie_1.0, whole genome shotgun sequence:
- the dnd1 gene encoding dead end protein 1 isoform X2, which yields MKGFWFDLCLQVLNPQRHKSLEKWLRETNTMLTQVNGQRRYGAPPPGWTGPTPGPGCEVFISQIPRDVFEDRLIPLFQSVAPLYEFRLMMNFSGQNRGFAYAKYGDTASAAAAIRALNLYPLQSGVRLTVRRSTEKRQLCLSYLPPTIERNELLTALRQIADGVEGVNIRTAGPKEKDVSALVYYSSHYAASMAKKVLVQAFRNLYGVSISVQWLSGNGKSRHEEHDEESPLAPPVLKSMGVNSLTSPRFQLCRDPKRPPPLPTPPSPLQPQVFSQAVGGPTPQVTNVMLPLKPKSVEEPLHDSVHELRWLCELHGLGEPLYNMRYDHTGPDGFLYFAYRVMVPGLDMPFCGVVHVLPSTCANNMKAEVQRAAAKQLLNAIWQERNH from the exons ATGAAAGGGTTCTGGTTTGATTTATGTTTGCAGGTGTTGAATCCACAGAGACATAAGTCTCTGGAGAAGTGGCTTCGGGAAACCAACACCATGTTAACGCAGGTGAACGGGCAGCGCAGATATGGTGCTCCTCCTCCGG GTTGGACCGGTCCAACACCAGGTCCAGGCTGCGAGGTCTTCATAAGTCAGATCCCGCGGGATGTGTTCGAGGACCGGTTGATCCCGCTGTTCCAGAGCGTAGCGCCGCTCTACGAGTTCCGCCTCATGATGAACTTCAGCGGGCAGAACCGAGGCTTCGCCTACGCCAAATACGGAGACACGGCTAGCGCAGCCGCCGCCATCCGGGCTCTAAACCTGTACCCGCTCCAGAGTGGTGTCAGGCTCACTGTCAGGAGGAGCACGGAGAAGAGGCAGCTGTGTCTCAGCTATCTGCCTCCCACCATTGAGCGCAACGAGCTGCTGACGGCGCTGCGGCAAATCGCTGACGGAGTGGAGGGCGTCAACATAAGGACCGCCGGGCCTAAGGAGAAGGACGTCAGTGCGCTCGTGTACTACTCCTCCCATTATGCTGCCTCCATGGCCAAGAAGGTGTTGGTGCAAG CCTTCAGGAATCTGTACGGCGTGTCCATCTCCGTCCAATGGCTGTCCGGAAACGGAAAATCCAGACACGAGGAGCATGACGAAGAGAGTCCTCTCGCCCCTCCCGTTCTGAAATCCATGGGCGTGAATTCTTTAACGTCTCCACGCTTCCAGCTCTGCCGAGATCCCAAGCGTCCTCCGCCTCTTCCTACTCCACCCTCTCCCCTTCAACCGCAGGTCTTCTCACAGGCAGTAGGGGGTCCAACCCCGCAGGTGACGAATGTGATGTTACCCCTGAAGCCCAAGAGCGTGGAGGAGCCACTGCACGACTCGGTGCATGAGCTGCGATGGCTGTGTGAGCTGCATGGGCTCGGCGAGCCGCTCTACAACATGCGGTACGACCACACGGGCCCTGACGGCTTCCTGTATTTTGCCTATAGGGTGATGGTGCCAGGGTTGGACATGCCGTTCTGCGGCGTTGTCCACGTCTTGCCTAGCACCTGCGCCAACAACATGAAGGCCGAGGTTCAACGAGCCGCTGCCAAGCAGCTCCTCAATGCCATATGGCAGGAAAGAAATCACTGA
- the dnd1 gene encoding dead end protein 1 isoform X1, with the protein MLWIFIMLLNSWTGPTPGPGCEVFISQIPRDVFEDRLIPLFQSVAPLYEFRLMMNFSGQNRGFAYAKYGDTASAAAAIRALNLYPLQSGVRLTVRRSTEKRQLCLSYLPPTIERNELLTALRQIADGVEGVNIRTAGPKEKDVSALVYYSSHYAASMAKKVLVQAFRNLYGVSISVQWLSGNGKSRHEEHDEESPLAPPVLKSMGVNSLTSPRFQLCRDPKRPPPLPTPPSPLQPQVFSQAVGGPTPQVTNVMLPLKPKSVEEPLHDSVHELRWLCELHGLGEPLYNMRYDHTGPDGFLYFAYRVMVPGLDMPFCGVVHVLPSTCANNMKAEVQRAAAKQLLNAIWQERNH; encoded by the exons ATGCTTTGGATATTCATCATGCTGCTTAACA GTTGGACCGGTCCAACACCAGGTCCAGGCTGCGAGGTCTTCATAAGTCAGATCCCGCGGGATGTGTTCGAGGACCGGTTGATCCCGCTGTTCCAGAGCGTAGCGCCGCTCTACGAGTTCCGCCTCATGATGAACTTCAGCGGGCAGAACCGAGGCTTCGCCTACGCCAAATACGGAGACACGGCTAGCGCAGCCGCCGCCATCCGGGCTCTAAACCTGTACCCGCTCCAGAGTGGTGTCAGGCTCACTGTCAGGAGGAGCACGGAGAAGAGGCAGCTGTGTCTCAGCTATCTGCCTCCCACCATTGAGCGCAACGAGCTGCTGACGGCGCTGCGGCAAATCGCTGACGGAGTGGAGGGCGTCAACATAAGGACCGCCGGGCCTAAGGAGAAGGACGTCAGTGCGCTCGTGTACTACTCCTCCCATTATGCTGCCTCCATGGCCAAGAAGGTGTTGGTGCAAG CCTTCAGGAATCTGTACGGCGTGTCCATCTCCGTCCAATGGCTGTCCGGAAACGGAAAATCCAGACACGAGGAGCATGACGAAGAGAGTCCTCTCGCCCCTCCCGTTCTGAAATCCATGGGCGTGAATTCTTTAACGTCTCCACGCTTCCAGCTCTGCCGAGATCCCAAGCGTCCTCCGCCTCTTCCTACTCCACCCTCTCCCCTTCAACCGCAGGTCTTCTCACAGGCAGTAGGGGGTCCAACCCCGCAGGTGACGAATGTGATGTTACCCCTGAAGCCCAAGAGCGTGGAGGAGCCACTGCACGACTCGGTGCATGAGCTGCGATGGCTGTGTGAGCTGCATGGGCTCGGCGAGCCGCTCTACAACATGCGGTACGACCACACGGGCCCTGACGGCTTCCTGTATTTTGCCTATAGGGTGATGGTGCCAGGGTTGGACATGCCGTTCTGCGGCGTTGTCCACGTCTTGCCTAGCACCTGCGCCAACAACATGAAGGCCGAGGTTCAACGAGCCGCTGCCAAGCAGCTCCTCAATGCCATATGGCAGGAAAGAAATCACTGA
- the hars gene encoding histidine--tRNA ligase isoform X2 — protein sequence MADKAQIQEAIKVQGEVVRKLKAEKASKEQIDEEVAKLLELKARLGGDDGKHTFVLKTAKGTRDYNPKQMAIREKVFNIIISCFKRHGAETIDTPVFELKETLTGKYGEDSKLIYDLKDQGGELLSLRYDLTVPFARYLAMNKITNIKRYHIAKVYRRDNPAMTRGRYREFYQCDFDIAGQYDPMIPDAECLKIVYEILSELDLGDFHIKVNDRRILDGMFAVCGVSDEKFRTICSTVDKLDKMPWEDVKNEMVNEKGLSEDVADQIGEYVSMQGGLDLAERLLQDPKLSQNKQACAGLTDMKQLFGYLQLFQVTDKVVFDLSLARGLDYYTGVIYEAVLCQTLQTPAAAEQNGAVLGDEAGVSVGSVAGGGRYDGLVGMFDPKGRKVPCVGVSIGIERIFSIMEQKAEMSAEKIRTTETQVLVASAQKNLLQERLKLTAELWNAGIKAEVLYKKNPKLLTQLQHCEETGIPLVAILGEQELKDGVVKLRNVANREEVDVSRAELVEEIKKRTSQS from the exons ATGGCCGACAAAGCGCAGATACAGGAGGCGATTAAAGTACAAGGAGAGGTGGTGCGAAAACTTAAAGCAGAAAAAGCCAGCAAGgaacag aTTGATGAAGAAGTTGCCAAACTGTTAGAGCTGAAGGCTCGGCTCGGAGGAGACGATGGCAAACACACGTTTGTTCTTAAAACAGCGAAG gggacCAGGGACTACAACCCCAAACAGATGGCCATCAGAGAGAAGGtcttcaacatcatcatcagctGCTTTAAACGCCATGGTGCTGAGACCATCGACACCCCTGTCTTTGAGctcaag GAAACGTTGACGGGGAAATATGGTGAAGACTCCAAACTCATCTACGACCTGAAGGACCAGGGAGGAGAGCTGCTGTCTCTCAGATACGACCTCACT GTACCTTTTGCTCGCTACTTGGCCATGAACAAGATCACTAACATCAAACGCTATCACATCGCCAAAGTGTACCGCAGAGACAACCCCGCCATGACCCGGGGCCGCTACCGAGAGTTCTaccagtgt GACTTCGACATCGCCGGACAGTACGACCCGATGATCCCCGACGCAGAGTGTTTGAAAATTGTGTACGAGATCCTGAGTGAGCTGGACCTGGGCGACTTCCACATTAAG GTGAATGACCGGCGCATTCTGGACGGTATGTTTGCGGTGTGCGGCGTTTCAGATGAGAAATTCCGCACCAtctgctcgactgtggacaaaCTAGATAAG atgCCATGGGAGGATGTGAAGAATGAGATGGTGAATGAAAAAGGCCTGTCTGAGGATGTGGCTGATCAGATCGGGGAGTACGTCAGCATGCAGG gtggACTGGATCTGGCAGAGAGGCTGCTGCAGGACCCAAAGCTTTCTCAGAACAAGCAGGCGTGTGCTGGCCTGACCGACATGAAGCAGCTGTTTGGTTACCTGCAGCTCTTCCAGGTCACAGATAAG gtggtgtTTGATCTGAGTCTGGCACGTGGCTTGGACTACTACACCGGTGTGATCTACGAGGCCGTGCTGTGTCAGACGCTCCAGACGCCGGCGGCTGCAGAGCAGAACGGAGCCGTGCTTGGGGACGAGGCTGGGGTGAGCGTGGGCAGCGTGGCGGGAGGAGGGCGCTACGACGGACTGGTTGGCATGTTTGACCCCAAGGGGAGAAAAGTCCCCTGTGTAGGCGTCAGCATCGGCATCGAGAGGATCTTCTCTATAATGGAGCAGAAAGCGGAG ATGTCTGCAGAGAAAATCCGCACCACAGAAACGCAGGTTCTGGTGGCCTCAGCACAGAAGAACCTTCTGCAAGAGCGACTCAAACTGACCGCCGAGCTCTGGAACGCCGGAATTAAG GCCGAGGTGCTGTATAAGAAGAACCCCAAGCTGCTGACTCAGCTGCAGCACTGTGAGGAGACGGGCATCCCCCTGGTGGCCATTTTGGGGGAACAGGAGCTCAAAGACGGCGTCGTCAAACTGCGCAACGTGGCCAACCGAGAGGAG GTGGATGTATCCAGGGCAGAACTGGTGGAAGAAATCAAGAAGCGGACATCACAGTCCTAA
- the hars gene encoding histidine--tRNA ligase isoform X1, which produces MATLGLSCVHLCTGLTLRRASPWLRPLRCLSGMTVSQIDEEVAKLLELKARLGGDDGKHTFVLKTAKGTRDYNPKQMAIREKVFNIIISCFKRHGAETIDTPVFELKETLTGKYGEDSKLIYDLKDQGGELLSLRYDLTVPFARYLAMNKITNIKRYHIAKVYRRDNPAMTRGRYREFYQCDFDIAGQYDPMIPDAECLKIVYEILSELDLGDFHIKVNDRRILDGMFAVCGVSDEKFRTICSTVDKLDKMPWEDVKNEMVNEKGLSEDVADQIGEYVSMQGGLDLAERLLQDPKLSQNKQACAGLTDMKQLFGYLQLFQVTDKVVFDLSLARGLDYYTGVIYEAVLCQTLQTPAAAEQNGAVLGDEAGVSVGSVAGGGRYDGLVGMFDPKGRKVPCVGVSIGIERIFSIMEQKAEMSAEKIRTTETQVLVASAQKNLLQERLKLTAELWNAGIKAEVLYKKNPKLLTQLQHCEETGIPLVAILGEQELKDGVVKLRNVANREEVDVSRAELVEEIKKRTSQS; this is translated from the exons atGGCCACTCTCGGCTTGTCATGTGTGCATCTCTGTACTGGACTGACACTCCGCCGGGCTTCGCCGTGGCTCCGCCCCCTGCGCTGCCTTTCTGGAATGACTGTATCTCAG aTTGATGAAGAAGTTGCCAAACTGTTAGAGCTGAAGGCTCGGCTCGGAGGAGACGATGGCAAACACACGTTTGTTCTTAAAACAGCGAAG gggacCAGGGACTACAACCCCAAACAGATGGCCATCAGAGAGAAGGtcttcaacatcatcatcagctGCTTTAAACGCCATGGTGCTGAGACCATCGACACCCCTGTCTTTGAGctcaag GAAACGTTGACGGGGAAATATGGTGAAGACTCCAAACTCATCTACGACCTGAAGGACCAGGGAGGAGAGCTGCTGTCTCTCAGATACGACCTCACT GTACCTTTTGCTCGCTACTTGGCCATGAACAAGATCACTAACATCAAACGCTATCACATCGCCAAAGTGTACCGCAGAGACAACCCCGCCATGACCCGGGGCCGCTACCGAGAGTTCTaccagtgt GACTTCGACATCGCCGGACAGTACGACCCGATGATCCCCGACGCAGAGTGTTTGAAAATTGTGTACGAGATCCTGAGTGAGCTGGACCTGGGCGACTTCCACATTAAG GTGAATGACCGGCGCATTCTGGACGGTATGTTTGCGGTGTGCGGCGTTTCAGATGAGAAATTCCGCACCAtctgctcgactgtggacaaaCTAGATAAG atgCCATGGGAGGATGTGAAGAATGAGATGGTGAATGAAAAAGGCCTGTCTGAGGATGTGGCTGATCAGATCGGGGAGTACGTCAGCATGCAGG gtggACTGGATCTGGCAGAGAGGCTGCTGCAGGACCCAAAGCTTTCTCAGAACAAGCAGGCGTGTGCTGGCCTGACCGACATGAAGCAGCTGTTTGGTTACCTGCAGCTCTTCCAGGTCACAGATAAG gtggtgtTTGATCTGAGTCTGGCACGTGGCTTGGACTACTACACCGGTGTGATCTACGAGGCCGTGCTGTGTCAGACGCTCCAGACGCCGGCGGCTGCAGAGCAGAACGGAGCCGTGCTTGGGGACGAGGCTGGGGTGAGCGTGGGCAGCGTGGCGGGAGGAGGGCGCTACGACGGACTGGTTGGCATGTTTGACCCCAAGGGGAGAAAAGTCCCCTGTGTAGGCGTCAGCATCGGCATCGAGAGGATCTTCTCTATAATGGAGCAGAAAGCGGAG ATGTCTGCAGAGAAAATCCGCACCACAGAAACGCAGGTTCTGGTGGCCTCAGCACAGAAGAACCTTCTGCAAGAGCGACTCAAACTGACCGCCGAGCTCTGGAACGCCGGAATTAAG GCCGAGGTGCTGTATAAGAAGAACCCCAAGCTGCTGACTCAGCTGCAGCACTGTGAGGAGACGGGCATCCCCCTGGTGGCCATTTTGGGGGAACAGGAGCTCAAAGACGGCGTCGTCAAACTGCGCAACGTGGCCAACCGAGAGGAG GTGGATGTATCCAGGGCAGAACTGGTGGAAGAAATCAAGAAGCGGACATCACAGTCCTAA